From a single Nostoc edaphicum CCNP1411 genomic region:
- a CDS encoding response regulator, giving the protein MIKVLLVDDQSLIRQGLRALLELEADLEIVGEAENGEQAINLVAEFQPDVILLDIRMPIMDGVAATREIQKRFAKTKILVLTTFDDDEYVSAALQNGAMGYLLKDTPSEELAVAIRAVYKGYTQLGPGIVKKLLTQFSNGTSTQSPPVPSSLAELTPREKEVLRLIATGASNREIAQELYISEGTVKNHVTNILNRLNLRDRTQAAIWANTYLSYLNELS; this is encoded by the coding sequence ATGATTAAAGTGTTGCTGGTAGATGACCAAAGTTTAATTCGTCAAGGATTAAGAGCTTTATTAGAATTAGAAGCAGATTTAGAGATAGTGGGAGAAGCAGAAAATGGTGAACAGGCGATTAATTTGGTTGCAGAATTTCAGCCAGATGTAATATTACTAGATATCAGAATGCCGATTATGGATGGAGTTGCAGCCACGCGGGAGATTCAAAAACGTTTTGCCAAAACTAAAATTTTAGTACTGACGACTTTTGATGATGATGAATATGTATCAGCCGCATTGCAAAATGGGGCAATGGGTTATTTATTGAAAGATACACCCTCAGAGGAATTAGCTGTTGCGATTCGTGCAGTTTACAAAGGATATACTCAATTAGGCCCAGGTATAGTTAAAAAGCTATTGACTCAGTTTTCTAATGGTACATCAACCCAGTCACCGCCTGTACCATCTAGTTTAGCTGAACTTACCCCTAGAGAAAAAGAAGTTTTGCGACTAATTGCTACAGGGGCTAGTAACCGAGAAATTGCTCAGGAACTCTACATTTCTGAGGGTACGGTAAAAAATCATGTTACGAATATTTTAAACAGATTAAATTTGCGCGATCGCACTCAAGCTGCAATTTGGGCAAATACCTATTTATCCTATTTGAATGAGCTAAGTTAA
- a CDS encoding cation-translocating P-type ATPase: protein MTATSEKIMQPREWHNLPAQKVAQHLDANLETGLTSDEVVKRQERFGTNELKGKRGTSPVLRFLLQFNQPLLYILLIAGAIKALIGQWVNAGVIWGVTLINAIIGFIQESKAESAIAALASSVQTNATILRNGQKVQVPSMELVPGDLVLLTSGDKVPADLRLIKSRNLQVNESALTGESVATEKNTQPLNADTALAERLNMAYAGSFVTFGTGSGIVVAIGEATETGRISQLIEQGTSLKTPLTRKFDKFSRTLLYIILGIAALTFAVGLAYGNTWAEMFEAAVAFAVSAIPEGLPAVVTVTLAIGVSRMARRNAIVRKLPAVETLGGATVICSDKTGTLTENQMTVQAIYVGGEQYTATGTGYAPEGEILLDEQPIDWQNLPALAECLKAGLLCNDSYLEQKEGQWQVFGDPTEGALIAVADKVGLNRNNLEAQMPRLDVIPFESEFQYMATLHEDGSRENSSRVKTIYVKGSVEAILKRCQQMLNAEGNLTPVNAETIHQEVDVMANLGLRVLAFANKSVSHTQDSLDHADIEKDLVFLGLQGMIDPPRSEAIKAVEACQNAGIQVKMITGDHAVTARAIAQSMGFNKNGEVLAFTGNELAQMDQSELATAIEDGAVFARVAPEQKLRIVEALQAKGEVVAMTGDGVNDAPALKQADIGIAMGGAGTEVAKEASDMILTDDNFASIEAAVEEGRTVYRNLLKAIAFILPVNGGESMTILISVLFARELPILSLQVLWLNMVNSIAMTVPLAFEPKSERVMEQSPRSPREPLLSKSLVKRILTVSLFNWILIFGVFEWIRQTTGNIDLARTMAIQALVAGRIFYLLSISQLGMALVNTIRGVRQTFSDASAMGIGIATTIVLQIIFSQWNLMNSLFSTAPLNLNQWLICFLIGLPMIGVSIIVNRFDPLN, encoded by the coding sequence ATGACAGCAACATCTGAAAAAATTATGCAGCCACGTGAATGGCACAATCTACCGGCACAGAAGGTAGCTCAACATTTAGACGCAAATTTAGAAACAGGTTTAACTTCAGATGAGGTGGTGAAACGGCAAGAACGTTTTGGTACTAATGAACTTAAGGGTAAACGTGGAACTAGCCCAGTATTAAGGTTTTTGTTGCAATTTAACCAGCCGTTATTGTACATTTTGCTGATTGCGGGTGCAATCAAAGCCTTAATCGGACAGTGGGTAAATGCTGGGGTAATTTGGGGTGTAACCCTAATTAACGCGATTATTGGTTTTATTCAAGAATCGAAAGCCGAAAGTGCGATCGCAGCCTTAGCTTCTTCAGTACAAACCAATGCAACTATCCTTCGCAACGGCCAAAAGGTACAAGTTCCCTCAATGGAGTTAGTACCAGGGGATTTGGTACTACTGACTTCTGGCGATAAAGTACCAGCGGATTTGCGTTTGATCAAATCCCGAAATCTGCAAGTGAATGAATCAGCACTTACGGGTGAGTCAGTCGCTACGGAAAAAAATACACAACCATTGAATGCAGATACAGCCCTAGCTGAACGCCTCAATATGGCTTATGCTGGTAGCTTTGTCACCTTTGGTACTGGTAGTGGGATTGTGGTGGCCATTGGAGAAGCCACGGAAACCGGACGCATTTCCCAACTCATTGAGCAAGGAACGAGTCTGAAAACTCCCTTAACTCGAAAATTTGATAAATTTAGCCGCACCTTGCTGTACATCATTCTCGGCATCGCAGCGTTGACATTTGCAGTTGGGCTGGCATACGGCAATACCTGGGCAGAAATGTTTGAAGCGGCTGTTGCCTTTGCTGTGAGTGCGATTCCTGAAGGATTGCCAGCTGTAGTAACTGTGACACTAGCAATCGGGGTTTCGCGGATGGCGCGGCGAAATGCGATCGTTCGGAAATTGCCAGCGGTGGAAACTCTTGGCGGTGCTACAGTTATCTGCTCTGACAAAACTGGTACGCTAACCGAAAACCAGATGACTGTACAAGCAATTTATGTAGGCGGTGAACAATATACGGCTACTGGTACGGGATATGCACCTGAAGGAGAAATTTTATTAGATGAACAGCCAATAGATTGGCAGAATCTTCCAGCTTTAGCAGAATGTCTCAAAGCCGGTTTGTTATGCAATGACTCCTATCTAGAACAAAAGGAAGGACAATGGCAGGTTTTTGGAGATCCGACAGAGGGAGCATTGATCGCCGTTGCTGATAAAGTTGGACTGAATCGCAATAACTTAGAAGCCCAAATGCCCAGGCTGGATGTCATCCCATTTGAATCTGAGTTTCAATATATGGCAACTTTGCATGAAGATGGGAGTAGAGAAAATTCTTCACGAGTTAAAACTATTTACGTTAAAGGTTCGGTAGAGGCAATTCTGAAACGTTGTCAGCAGATGTTAAATGCTGAGGGAAACCTTACCCCTGTAAATGCAGAAACCATACATCAAGAAGTTGATGTGATGGCGAATCTTGGGTTACGGGTGCTAGCTTTTGCGAATAAATCTGTATCCCATACTCAAGATTCACTCGATCATGCAGATATCGAAAAGGATTTGGTTTTCTTGGGATTGCAAGGGATGATTGATCCACCCAGAAGCGAGGCTATCAAGGCTGTAGAAGCCTGTCAAAATGCTGGGATTCAAGTCAAAATGATTACAGGCGATCATGCTGTAACTGCAAGAGCGATCGCTCAAAGTATGGGCTTCAATAAAAATGGTGAAGTTCTAGCTTTTACAGGCAATGAACTGGCTCAAATGGATCAATCAGAACTGGCTACAGCGATAGAAGATGGGGCAGTATTTGCCCGTGTTGCTCCCGAACAGAAACTTCGCATTGTTGAAGCCCTCCAAGCTAAAGGAGAGGTTGTTGCCATGACTGGGGATGGTGTCAATGATGCACCAGCCCTAAAACAAGCAGATATTGGTATTGCAATGGGAGGTGCTGGTACAGAGGTAGCCAAAGAAGCCTCAGATATGATTTTGACTGATGATAACTTCGCCTCAATAGAAGCTGCTGTCGAGGAAGGGCGGACTGTTTATCGAAATTTGCTCAAAGCGATCGCCTTCATTCTACCGGTTAATGGTGGCGAATCGATGACGATTTTGATTAGTGTTTTATTTGCCAGAGAATTGCCCATTTTATCTTTACAAGTTTTGTGGCTGAATATGGTTAATTCTATTGCCATGACAGTACCCTTAGCCTTTGAGCCAAAGTCTGAACGGGTAATGGAACAATCACCCCGCAGCCCCCGCGAACCGTTACTTTCTAAAAGTTTAGTCAAGCGGATTCTGACAGTTTCTCTCTTTAACTGGATTTTGATTTTTGGTGTATTTGAATGGATACGACAAACTACAGGAAATATCGATTTAGCCCGAACAATGGCAATTCAGGCTTTAGTCGCCGGGAGAATTTTTTATCTTTTAAGTATTAGTCAATTAGGAATGGCTCTAGTTAATACGATTCGGGGAGTCAGGCAGACATTTAGTGATGCCTCAGCAATGGGAATTGGTATTGCTACTACAATAGTTTTGCAGATTATTTTTAGTCAGTGGAACTTAATGAATAGCTTATTTTCTACTGCGCCACTGAATTTAAATCAATGGTTAATTTGCTTCCTTATAGGATTGCCAATGATTGGAGTATCAATTATAGTAAATCGTTTCGACCCTCTCAACTGA
- the hppD gene encoding 4-hydroxyphenylpyruvate dioxygenase: MKIDHVHFYVEDAKVWRDWFVHHLGFQPVTDRSNSFHTCTEVVQNGAVCFFLSSPLLPTSPVAEFLRQYPPGVADVAFAVEDVEAAIALAQKHGATILQPVQERQVGTAFLKCGKIAAWGGLTHTLIERSLVFDKGQKTNDNTFTAIDHVVLNVAVGELERAVAWYENILDFQPQQAFKIKTNRSALHSQVMISRNGSVQLPINEPASRNSQIQEFLDVNRGPGIQHIALRTTNLVSAIAKFRASGLSLLSVPQTYYSQLKQRPGLTLSPLELEAIAQQEILVDWQEYTPLEGRNPAPLLLQIFTQPIFEQPTFFFEFIERRFQAQGFGEGNFRALFEAIESEQIKRGTLQ, translated from the coding sequence ATGAAAATTGATCACGTTCATTTCTATGTAGAAGATGCCAAAGTATGGCGGGATTGGTTTGTACACCATCTTGGTTTTCAACCAGTAACCGATCGCAGCAATTCATTTCACACTTGTACAGAAGTGGTGCAAAATGGCGCTGTATGCTTTTTTCTATCTTCACCACTGTTACCTACAAGTCCGGTAGCTGAGTTTCTGCGTCAATATCCACCTGGTGTGGCAGATGTCGCTTTTGCTGTGGAAGATGTAGAAGCTGCGATCGCACTAGCTCAAAAACACGGTGCTACAATCCTACAACCCGTCCAGGAACGCCAGGTGGGTACGGCATTCCTCAAATGTGGCAAAATTGCCGCCTGGGGTGGACTCACTCATACGTTGATAGAAAGGTCATTAGTTTTTGACAAAGGACAAAAGACAAATGACAACACTTTTACCGCCATAGATCACGTAGTGCTGAATGTGGCAGTTGGTGAATTAGAGCGTGCTGTGGCTTGGTACGAAAACATCCTAGATTTTCAACCACAGCAAGCATTTAAAATTAAAACCAATCGTTCAGCTTTACACAGCCAGGTGATGATTTCGCGTAACGGTAGCGTCCAATTGCCAATTAATGAACCGGCTTCCAGAAATTCTCAAATTCAGGAGTTTCTAGATGTCAACCGGGGCCCAGGAATTCAGCATATTGCTTTGCGGACAACTAATCTTGTAAGTGCGATCGCTAAATTTCGTGCCAGTGGTTTATCCTTACTCTCAGTTCCCCAAACCTACTATTCACAGCTGAAACAGCGTCCAGGACTGACACTATCACCTCTAGAACTGGAAGCGATCGCCCAACAAGAAATTCTCGTAGACTGGCAAGAATATACTCCCCTAGAGGGACGAAATCCCGCACCCTTATTACTGCAAATTTTTACTCAGCCAATTTTTGAGCAGCCGACATTTTTCTTTGAGTTTATTGAGCGTCGTTTCCAAGCTCAAGGTTTTGGGGAAGGAAACTTTCGCGCCTTATTTGAAGCCATTGAAAGCGAACAAATCAAACGCGGGACTTTGCAATAA
- the sipA gene encoding regulatory protein SipA — MSKEFAIGSKVRVVALPAYVKTAEPMPMLRPPNVIHIGEEGIVIDRRPGGYWGIRFARGAFLLDSQYIESTDTPPESHLE; from the coding sequence ATGTCCAAAGAATTCGCAATTGGTAGTAAAGTCCGTGTTGTGGCACTACCAGCCTATGTCAAAACTGCTGAACCTATGCCCATGCTGCGCCCACCCAATGTAATTCACATTGGCGAAGAGGGTATAGTCATTGACCGCAGACCCGGTGGATATTGGGGTATTCGCTTTGCGAGGGGGGCCTTTCTCCTTGATAGTCAATACATCGAAAGCACAGATACCCCTCCCGAATCTCACTTAGAATAA
- a CDS encoding sensor histidine kinase, whose translation MSPPIQIKKHPFPSLLYLEWTLLAITALIAVIPPPLRRSRPRLPELSICGVFPDLSVCSILPELSIYSLIVFALMGLKLPRNSQKAKIFYTVIEILLILVIGLFGERFARLFPFLYIILVTRSCLIFQLPGRLFVTALSFTLFLVTTQLKYQLFSFQASPQAQERFRFLSLNWSLVFGLSLVFVLLMMNAVLSERHSREKLAIANEKLRQYALRIENQATLEERNRIAREIHDSLGHSLTALNLQLETALKLWQSNPGKAETFLATAKELGSKALNDVRQSVSTMRSNPLQEQSLERAIASLSENFHRSNGILPIYQINIEYSLPPEINTAIYRITQESFTNISKYAYATEVRLELTTTRGSLRLTIEDNGRGFDVRQNTTGFGLHSMRDRTLAIGGEFNINSALGSGCKITVDIPLTRLT comes from the coding sequence ATGAGTCCTCCAATTCAAATTAAAAAACACCCTTTTCCGTCTCTACTTTATCTGGAGTGGACACTACTGGCAATTACTGCTTTGATAGCAGTTATACCACCTCCATTACGGCGTTCTCGTCCTAGACTTCCAGAACTATCAATTTGTGGTGTATTTCCAGACTTGTCAGTTTGTAGCATATTGCCAGAACTGTCAATTTATAGTCTGATTGTTTTTGCCTTAATGGGCTTAAAATTACCCAGAAATAGCCAGAAAGCTAAGATATTTTACACAGTAATTGAAATTTTATTAATTTTAGTGATTGGGCTTTTTGGCGAGAGATTTGCACGCCTTTTCCCCTTTCTCTACATAATTTTAGTTACTCGTAGCTGTCTAATTTTCCAGTTGCCTGGGCGTTTATTCGTTACAGCTTTATCATTTACATTATTTCTAGTTACAACACAACTAAAATACCAGCTATTCAGTTTTCAAGCATCACCCCAGGCGCAAGAACGATTTCGATTTCTGAGCTTGAATTGGTCGCTGGTATTTGGCTTAAGTTTAGTTTTTGTGTTGTTGATGATGAATGCAGTATTATCTGAACGGCACAGTCGAGAAAAGCTAGCGATCGCTAACGAAAAACTCCGTCAATATGCCCTAAGAATTGAAAATCAAGCTACCTTAGAAGAACGTAACCGTATTGCTCGTGAAATTCATGATTCATTAGGACACTCTCTAACTGCTTTAAATCTACAATTAGAGACTGCGTTAAAATTATGGCAATCTAACCCAGGGAAAGCTGAAACATTTCTGGCAACAGCAAAGGAATTAGGCTCAAAAGCACTAAATGATGTCCGCCAATCTGTTTCTACTATGCGTTCTAATCCCTTACAAGAACAGTCTTTAGAGCGTGCGATCGCTAGCCTCTCAGAAAATTTTCATCGCTCTAATGGCATTTTACCAATTTATCAAATAAACATTGAATATTCTCTGCCGCCTGAAATCAATACTGCTATTTATCGGATTACTCAAGAATCTTTTACAAATATCTCTAAATATGCTTATGCGACTGAGGTTAGATTGGAACTCACTACGACAAGAGGAAGTTTACGATTGACAATTGAGGATAATGGTAGAGGTTTTGATGTCAGACAAAATACTACTGGTTTTGGGCTTCATAGTATGCGCGATCGCACTTTAGCAATTGGAGGTGAGTTTAATATTAATAGCGCTCTTGGTTCTGGTTGCAAAATTACAGTTGATATTCCCTTAACGAGGTTGACATGA
- a CDS encoding Spy/CpxP family protein refolding chaperone, whose product MKLKALSLVAGAIALTLTATSFAVNAQTASPLSLQLAQTPQKERGPWKELGLTDAQKTQIQAIRRDSRTKFEAVLTPEQKAKLEAAKQARQAQRQAGQGQRQPGQRRGKGGFAELNLTEAQKTQMRQIRESEKQQIQAVFTPEQRQKLEQFRQNAPSRRQQGNPQ is encoded by the coding sequence ATGAAACTCAAAGCATTATCGCTAGTCGCTGGAGCGATCGCTCTAACTTTAACTGCAACCTCATTTGCTGTTAACGCCCAAACAGCCTCTCCTTTATCCCTGCAACTCGCACAAACTCCACAAAAAGAAAGGGGCCCTTGGAAAGAATTGGGTCTAACAGATGCCCAAAAAACCCAAATCCAGGCAATTCGCCGCGATAGCCGCACCAAATTTGAAGCAGTTTTGACCCCAGAACAAAAAGCTAAGTTAGAGGCGGCGAAACAAGCACGTCAGGCTCAACGGCAAGCAGGTCAAGGTCAACGGCAACCCGGTCAACGTCGAGGAAAGGGTGGTTTTGCTGAATTAAATCTGACTGAAGCACAGAAAACCCAAATGCGACAAATCCGCGAGTCTGAAAAACAACAGATTCAAGCAGTCTTCACCCCAGAACAGCGCCAAAAACTAGAGCAATTCCGTCAAAATGCTCCTTCCCGCCGTCAACAAGGCAATCCTCAATAA
- a CDS encoding ion transporter, protein MLLSRQETDFYLKDLETPIGKAINLTLASLVLISSGIFVVETYNIPDDMRFQLNVADIAIVIIFAVEYSLRLWSAENKIKYIFSFYSIIDLLAILPFFLGMVDISFIRLLRWFRILRLIRFIDRKFLFASVSTEDGMIFARILFTLFAIVFIYSGLIYQVEHPVNPQNYGTFLDAFYFSVVTMTTVGFGDVTPISELGRLLTVLMIFTGIALIPWQIGDLIKRVVKTANQVETVCSGCGLAFHDLDAGFCKRCGTKLRNS, encoded by the coding sequence ATGTTACTGAGCAGACAAGAAACAGATTTTTACTTAAAAGACCTGGAAACACCAATAGGTAAAGCGATTAATTTAACACTTGCCTCTTTGGTGCTAATATCATCAGGAATTTTTGTGGTAGAAACATATAATATTCCTGATGATATGCGGTTTCAGTTAAATGTAGCTGATATTGCGATCGTCATCATCTTCGCAGTGGAATATTCACTCCGGCTGTGGAGTGCAGAAAACAAAATTAAGTATATTTTTAGCTTTTATTCGATTATTGACTTATTGGCGATTTTGCCATTTTTTCTCGGAATGGTAGATATCAGCTTTATCCGCCTACTCCGATGGTTTCGGATTTTACGATTAATCAGATTTATTGATCGGAAATTTTTATTCGCCAGTGTCAGCACCGAAGATGGAATGATTTTTGCGCGAATATTATTTACATTATTTGCAATTGTTTTTATTTACTCTGGCTTAATTTATCAAGTCGAGCATCCAGTTAATCCTCAAAATTATGGTACATTTTTGGATGCATTCTATTTTTCTGTTGTCACAATGACAACTGTTGGATTTGGCGATGTTACTCCAATTTCGGAATTAGGGCGTTTGCTAACTGTATTAATGATTTTTACGGGAATTGCTCTGATTCCTTGGCAAATAGGGGATTTAATTAAGCGAGTTGTAAAAACTGCTAATCAGGTAGAAACAGTTTGTTCAGGTTGTGGTTTGGCTTTTCATGATCTAGATGCTGGTTTTTGTAAAAGGTGCGGGACTAAGTTACGTAATTCGTAA
- a CDS encoding nucleoside deaminase, protein MNPEYFMRLALAEAKEGDAPYGAVIVKDNEVVAVAHNTVRRDNDPSAHAEINVIRSLTAKLKNPSLEGYRIYTTGEPCPMCATACIWSGLSEIVYGASIEDLVSVNQSQISISCEEVIAKSFRNIKVTKGVLKNECLELFK, encoded by the coding sequence ATGAACCCAGAATATTTTATGCGTTTAGCATTGGCAGAAGCAAAAGAAGGCGATGCGCCTTATGGTGCAGTGATTGTTAAAGATAACGAAGTTGTTGCCGTGGCTCATAATACTGTGAGGAGAGACAACGATCCATCAGCCCATGCGGAAATCAACGTTATTCGTAGTTTAACAGCTAAACTTAAAAACCCCTCTTTAGAAGGTTATAGGATATATACAACTGGCGAACCTTGTCCGATGTGTGCAACAGCTTGTATTTGGAGTGGTTTATCAGAAATTGTCTATGGTGCTTCAATTGAAGATTTAGTTAGCGTAAATCAATCACAAATTAGTATATCTTGTGAAGAAGTAATTGCTAAGTCATTTAGGAACATCAAAGTCACAAAAGGAGTTTTAAAAAACGAATGTTTGGAGTTATTTAAATAA
- a CDS encoding TauD/TfdA dioxygenase family protein, whose product MSNKHIEVKQVAGFIGAEISGVDLSRPLHDDAVKEIRQALLKWKVVFFRGQNIDHAAQVAFTARFGEVTYAHPHEDEPIEGFSEILPIDRSRYERRNGLRRSSYESRWHTDVTAVVNPPAASILRAVNVPNFGGDTQWTNLVAAYEGLSAPLRALADGLKAEHRFNARLNLPSNSKIAQRIAANPLVSIHPVVRVHPETGERALYVNPGFTSHILDVSRQESDLLLELFFNQITKPAYTTRFRWNNGDIAFWDNRATSHLAPQDLDHLEVERVLYRTTITGDVPVGPDGFRSQVVEGEAFSSELPTILKNKAEKLEAVPALS is encoded by the coding sequence ATGAGCAACAAACACATTGAAGTCAAACAGGTAGCAGGTTTCATCGGTGCTGAAATCAGCGGAGTAGACCTGTCGCGTCCTTTGCACGATGATGCAGTCAAAGAAATTCGTCAAGCACTATTGAAGTGGAAAGTCGTGTTCTTTCGTGGTCAAAACATCGACCATGCTGCACAGGTTGCGTTCACGGCTCGTTTTGGCGAAGTGACCTACGCGCATCCGCACGAAGATGAGCCGATTGAAGGCTTCTCAGAAATTCTGCCCATTGACCGTAGCCGCTACGAACGCCGCAATGGTCTGCGCCGTTCCAGCTACGAGAGTCGCTGGCACACAGATGTGACAGCAGTTGTCAACCCGCCTGCGGCATCAATTTTGCGTGCGGTTAACGTTCCCAATTTCGGTGGTGACACACAATGGACTAATTTAGTTGCAGCCTACGAAGGTTTATCAGCACCTCTGCGGGCACTAGCAGACGGATTAAAAGCCGAACATCGCTTCAATGCGCGTTTGAATCTGCCTAGCAACAGCAAGATTGCCCAGCGCATAGCAGCCAATCCGCTAGTTTCAATTCACCCAGTAGTAAGAGTTCATCCTGAAACTGGTGAACGCGCATTATACGTGAACCCTGGCTTTACCTCGCACATTCTTGACGTATCACGACAAGAGAGTGACCTGCTGCTTGAGTTGTTCTTCAACCAGATCACCAAACCAGCGTACACCACCCGCTTCCGCTGGAACAATGGTGACATTGCGTTCTGGGACAACCGCGCCACCTCGCATTTGGCCCCTCAGGATCTAGATCATCTGGAAGTCGAGCGTGTGCTCTATCGCACCACCATCACGGGGGATGTTCCAGTCGGGCCCGATGGTTTCCGATCGCAAGTGGTAGAAGGTGAAGCGTTCAGCAGCGAATTACCAACCATCTTGAAGAACAAAGCCGAGAAGTTGGAAGCAGTACCAGCGCTTTCATAA
- the modA gene encoding molybdate ABC transporter substrate-binding protein, whose product MKRRQIFGFLGVAVAGLLLAIGLPLFTPSPVIAQSNTSILVSAAASLKDALEEIKPLYQQSKSNINITYNFGASGALQQQIEQGAPADIFISAAKRQVDALEEKGLLLPGSRTNLANNRLVLIVAQDVVGISSFYNLTDSKIRKIAIGEPRSVPAGQYGEQVLKKLNLYDRVKSKLVFANNVRQVLAAVESGNAEAGLVYATDARISNKVKVVVAADDKFHSPIVYPVAIIKSSKNASAAKEFVQFLSDSQAKNVLKKYGFIVR is encoded by the coding sequence ATGAAAAGAAGACAAATTTTTGGCTTTCTGGGTGTAGCGGTTGCTGGCTTGCTGCTAGCAATTGGTTTACCATTATTTACTCCTTCTCCTGTAATAGCACAGTCGAACACCAGCATACTTGTGTCCGCAGCCGCCAGTTTAAAAGATGCACTAGAAGAAATTAAGCCTTTGTACCAACAAAGTAAATCAAATATCAATATTACTTATAACTTTGGGGCTTCTGGTGCCTTGCAGCAACAAATTGAGCAAGGTGCGCCAGCGGATATCTTTATTTCTGCTGCTAAAAGACAAGTGGATGCTTTGGAAGAAAAAGGACTGTTGCTACCAGGTAGCCGTACTAACCTGGCAAATAACCGTCTAGTCTTGATTGTGGCTCAGGATGTTGTTGGCATTAGTAGCTTCTACAATTTAACAGACAGTAAGATTAGAAAAATTGCGATCGGTGAACCTAGAAGTGTGCCCGCCGGTCAATATGGTGAGCAAGTCTTAAAGAAATTGAACCTTTACGATCGGGTTAAGTCAAAATTGGTCTTTGCTAACAATGTGCGTCAAGTTTTGGCAGCTGTAGAAAGTGGTAACGCCGAAGCGGGTTTAGTTTATGCTACTGATGCTAGAATTTCCAACAAAGTAAAAGTAGTAGTCGCTGCGGATGATAAGTTTCACTCACCAATTGTCTATCCAGTAGCAATAATTAAAAGTAGCAAAAATGCTTCTGCCGCCAAGGAATTTGTCCAGTTTCTATCTGACAGCCAAGCTAAAAATGTACTCAAAAAATATGGGTTTATTGTGCGTTAA
- a CDS encoding Coq4 family protein: MMQSFAASSNPAPRLQQVLDLLDRIAEAQGRDVPQIVEIAKLSVLPTGTFGRTWADFLNEHNLKPFTTGSRRKQLHDGVHVLTGYSTDFIGEAEVQAFLLGTKFSITNLLLGLGLLRVIHKNLNYQQKFTWDRLWQAYQRGCHSNFDPDTWQPELLWHLPLTDIQTLFAIVKN, from the coding sequence ATGATGCAATCCTTTGCCGCTTCCTCAAATCCCGCTCCTCGTCTGCAACAGGTTTTAGATTTACTCGATCGCATTGCTGAAGCACAGGGGCGAGATGTTCCCCAAATTGTGGAAATAGCGAAATTGTCTGTCCTTCCGACTGGCACTTTTGGCAGAACTTGGGCAGACTTCCTCAATGAACATAATTTAAAACCCTTCACTACAGGTAGCCGCCGTAAACAACTCCATGACGGGGTTCATGTCCTCACAGGCTATAGTACAGACTTCATTGGTGAAGCAGAAGTACAAGCATTTTTATTAGGAACCAAATTTAGCATAACTAACTTGTTGCTGGGGTTAGGACTGTTGCGAGTTATCCATAAAAATTTAAATTATCAACAAAAATTTACCTGGGACAGACTTTGGCAAGCATACCAGCGCGGTTGTCACTCTAACTTTGACCCAGATACTTGGCAACCAGAATTACTCTGGCACTTACCCTTAACTGATATCCAGACATTGTTTGCCATAGTCAAAAATTAA
- a CDS encoding peroxiredoxin — protein sequence MISRRTFLSILFASCISVISWLNFTPVADALGGKLPAINQPAPEFTLPTNTGDGKISLSDLRGKWLVLYFYPKDFTSGCTIEARRFQQDLPQYLEKNAQIIGVSADDIDSHAKFCDSEGLKFPLLADTDGSVSKAYGSWLGFLSMRHSFIIDPQGVLRETFVKVNPTIHSSEVLARLEKLQSAAS from the coding sequence ATGATTTCCCGCCGCACTTTTTTAAGCATATTATTTGCCAGCTGTATTTCTGTCATCAGCTGGCTGAATTTTACCCCTGTTGCTGATGCTCTTGGTGGTAAACTTCCGGCAATTAATCAACCTGCACCAGAGTTTACTTTGCCAACCAACACAGGTGATGGCAAAATATCCCTCTCTGATTTACGCGGTAAGTGGCTAGTACTCTACTTTTATCCTAAAGACTTCACCTCTGGTTGTACTATAGAGGCTCGTCGTTTTCAGCAAGACTTACCCCAATACCTCGAAAAAAATGCCCAAATTATTGGCGTAAGTGCTGATGACATTGATTCTCACGCAAAATTTTGTGATTCAGAGGGACTAAAATTTCCCCTGTTGGCTGACACTGATGGTTCAGTGAGTAAAGCTTATGGTTCGTGGCTTGGCTTTTTATCTATGCGCCACAGTTTTATCATCGATCCTCAAGGTGTCTTGCGCGAGACTTTTGTCAAAGTCAACCCAACCATTCACAGTTCAGAAGTGCTGGCACGACTAGAAAAATTACAGTCCGCAGCTTCTTAG